In Gossypium hirsutum isolate 1008001.06 chromosome D01, Gossypium_hirsutum_v2.1, whole genome shotgun sequence, the genomic window agataaaaaagttAATGACAATTcactttgtaatttttaatttttaaataatttttaaaatttatttttaaaatttttttaaattttaaaaattaattattgatgtgaCATTCACATGACAATATATGAATATCATGTCAGTAAAATTAACAAACgttaaattttttatctattttaaaataatttaaaaaataatataaatttaaaaactaaaaaattaaaagagtgttaaaatatttttttaaacccgtaaaagtcaaataaattattacatcAAGCTAAGGGAAAATTCGGTGGGACATGAATAATGACACCAAATATATTTTTGTTGTGAATCATTTGTTTGATTTTCAACAGGTAGCCAACTAGACCATTGGAAAAGTCATTGTATAAACATAACTAGCATTAGACAAAATACAGAAAGTCCACCATATATAAACGTCAACATCGTACAATTaaaacttatcactttgtttcctTCACCTCCTGAGAGTCTCCtatagggaaaaagaaaaagaaaccagACAAATGGTTAAGAGTGTGTATGTGGCATCTCTGGCTTCCTCTATGGTTGTCAATCTGTTGTTTATGATCATCAATATATATGTGGGTGGTGAATGGAGCCTGAGTTGGAGCTCAAAAGCTGAAGCTGAAGCTGAAGCAGTGTCAGAAATAGCCTGCTCAGGGCATAGAAGAGCTTACCTGGATGGTTTAGTTGGTGATGGAAATGAACCAGTTTGTGAATGCAACACATGTTACACAGGCCCTAACTGCTCTCACTTTATACCTCACTGCACAGCGGATGCTGATAGGTATCACTTTGCAACCTATGATATGAACACTAGCTCTTTTTCCTGCTTTCGGTCAAGTTTTAATCTTTTCATTTATGGTTCATATTCTTATCACATCATGTCTAACTTTAATCCTATCATAGAGATGAAGTCTTAAGCTCTAAATTACTTGGGACCCCAAAaacgaaaaaaacaaaaaaaccttaGTTGGGATGATGATGAAGTCTTCTTAATTTCGgaaaaaagtgataaaattaGATGGAATTTCTCTGTTTCTCTCGGCCATAGGTTATGGAcgaaacaagaaaaaaatatgattgttttgttttaCCATCTCATAATTAAAGGTTAAAGAATCTGTTTTAAGTGaggtttttttatcaaaataatataaaaataataattagttaCGAAAATGATATTAGAACtatattatttacgaaaataaagtataatttgtcatttttctattgaaaggaaataaagatgtaaaattacagtttcatataatcttttctttttttacaataACATTAGatgtcttattattatttttaaaatacccgGATTTTCTGTTAAATATAGTACAAAAAACataagagcaaaaaaaaaaagatttttgtgCTACCTAATACATTAACATcggtgatttttttttaaaaaaaaagtgatagaaaaaaaatttgttataaaaaaaaatctcatcttgtcatataaaattatattattattctttGAATTTCTCTCCAATTACTAGTtctttaaaaagataaattttttttttctagaacTCGATGAAACGGATTGAAATAGCTCATAGTTGAGTGTTTTTGTGTACCCTCTTTATGGAAGTCAATTTCCTATTTATATGGCACGATTTTATGATTTGATGTAATAGGATTAGGTAAGTCCTATGTAGGTCAACACGTGTTTCCTGAATAGGAGTTCCTATGCATGATGATGCAAACTCATTCAGGCGGACTATATGGTGACAAACTACATATCAACGAAGCATAACTAGGTTGTAGGTTGGTATGGAACCAGGTCGATTGGATCGAGGTGAATACCATAACACATACGTTATAGAGgataattatttcataaaaatttttttattatttttttaaagttacttTCAGTCTtttataacaataattttttttaaaaaaattcaaattattgtTGTCTGACACATTGGCGGCATcaccttaaaaaattatttttttcttcgtTTCTGatatttattctatatttaaAGGGAATATTTAAGTGTGGCGACATGTTAGTAACaccacttaaaaaaatatttttctctgaTAATAATTGATAGATGAGTGTGTAAAATTTAAGATGGTGTTGCCTAATAAGGTAGCAACACTCAATAACACAGTAGAAAACAACTTATTTTTATAAGTAATCTATATCTTATAccatttttgtatttaatttgtttttatattattttaataaaaaaaactcgttttaagtatatatttatatatattatattggttTTCACGTTTATATCCATTTGAACCAAGTGGGTTCCACTTACTAGGCCTCACAAATACTTTTCCTTCGGCTATCCACTTTGGATTCACATGACTGAATATGCAGATTATTCCCAAGTTGTGGCACTAACAGATACCTTCCCCCCACTAAGCTATCAGCAGATATCTTACATGTAGGTgtctgaaaaaaaattaaatcgaaaaaatcaaattaaatacaaaattaaaatttttccgtTTATTCCATCTTTCCATTTAATTGGTTTATTCAATTGGTTTTtagttataatattttaaactgaATAAGCCATAACTTATAAGACTAAAAGTCTACAATCTATTTACATACACAAACTCAATTTTAAACCTTAAACTCAAATACTAGTTAAAACTTaatactcttaaaagcccaaaccaATGTTACTTAAACCGGACTGGAATGATTGGTTGGATTGATAACCGGTCAGGGTACTAGTCCGGAAGGTGCTTTTGAACAGTTGACTGAAAACTGGTACGAATTGATTGAACCGACTAAAAAACAGCTTAACCGACGACCGAACCAATTGAATTgatcctttttttaaaattttaaatttttaataaatttttaatctgACCAGTAAATCTGTGACCCGAACAGTTCAACCAGTGATTCTATTTAAAAACATTGGCATAAaccctttaaaatttaaaactcaatACCCATCAATatttaaaactcaaattgataatttaaattttttatgtcattcatttttttaatttaataataaaaaactcaAATTGATATATACCTATTAAGAATAGTAAAAGACATGAAAATTATATGTTGGTCATGTAAgaaaattaacatttttcatgttcattaaaattgtttgatttaatttttaatatttttataataaatttgaaatcaaaataaaattaaaagtaatactatataagaaattgaagaggactattatatgaaaaaaaaattataagtacatacttttttttaactaaaacaaGCTGAAAACTAAAAAATTGAACTGAGCTAACCGAAAATTCTCAAttcagttttatttaattttgctcTCTAAATCGATTTAATCTATTCAGTTTatatgaataattcaatttattcgatttctagtatagaaaaactaaaacaatcaaattcacaTCCCACCTACATGATTGTACTCCATGTTAAAAGGTAACATTAGATtagtgaaattaaaataaaattaaaaagaaattagaaggaaaaactaaaaattttgtattgaaatattttaaattcaattattaattctTTTTAAAGAGGCCAAACATGGAATTTTTTCCATTTATTATGAGGCTAAAAGGGactaacttaaattattaattattaagagtAGCTAAACCTAAAATCGCACAACTCTTACCAACTTCATTTTTAGAAATGAGGCCTTTAAGTTAATGcaaattttataaaacaattttggCCCTTTAAAAACGATAATTTTAAGTCAAtgcaataataaaattacattcttttaagaaaattataattcaattaaaaaataacaatttcatccTATGGAGCCATAGATTTGGACAAGATTTTCTGGTTAATGTTGactcaaatattaatttaataaaagatataattttatttaaatttaattataaatctaactatataaatataacaatattaatatataatatattattgtttTTTGAATGGTAAAAGGAGCATTTTGGGTCAAGGATCTCGATGAtgagaatttcaaaaaaatcaaggcCCCGATTAGACTCACCTTTCTTTTAGTTTAGACTTGTTATATTTAGAGTTAAACTATCATGGATAATATTGTATTAggagttaaattacattttatttttgttatttaaaattgagtaaattagacTCTACATTAAATCAAACAATAAATTAGttctttctgttaaaattttcatatatttatattgttaaaaattgatatgACTGACAAAATAATCAGATAGTAGCACATGGCGTGTCATGTATGCCTCATGCTGATGTATAGAgattagtttttaacaataaaattgatgaaaattttaagagAGAAATAAATTTGCTTTTTGATATAATATACAATGGCTTATTTGTCCATTTTTTAAGAAGAGAAGTAAAATGCAATCCTACTCTTAACACGGAGCTTCCATAGTAATTTTAGCATATTAAGGTTAAGTTGTCTATGTTATTGCTATTTATTGCTTAAATTCAGTAATACTAGTGACAGTTCGAACAAATTTCCAATATATATTCACAACATTGTGTGTGTGCATTGCTCTCCATTGCAACTCCTCGTGTTACTTGATCTGCAGATTCTCGTAATTGACGTTCTAGATAAAAGGTCAGCCAATGTTGACATAGAGGTGATCATCTATAAATAACACATTTTACGTTTATGATGAACCAAATGTAGTGGAGATCCATTATTTCTGGAACCCTTTTGGATGCAACATTCAACTAGTAGTGCACTGGTAGTATCAGGGTGGCATCGAATGAGCTATAGCTTTAATGATAACACTCTCATCTCACAACATCTGGAAAGCCTCATCCGCAAACTACACGCATTCGTAGGGACTGCAGTCACACAAGATAGATATATCGTTTTCGGTGCCGGTTCAACCCAAGTCCTTAGAGCCGCAGCTTACGCATTGTCTCTTGCAAATTCAAGCTCCTCCCACTCACCTACACGAGTTGTTGCTTCAGTCCCTTACTACGTGGTTTGTTCCGCACCCACCCACCACCTACGTTCATTAAATCTACCTTTCGTTCATGATTGTTGATTTGTATCCAAACTCAACTTTGACAGCTCTACAAACAACAAGTTGAATATTTTAATTCCGAAAAGTTCAAGTATGAAGGAGATGCTCATACATGGAGGAATAGATCAGAGTCAGATGCTAGTACAAATGTGATTGAGTTTGTAACCTCACCAAACAATCCTGATGGACTGTTAAACAAAGCTGTTCTTCATGGCCCTAATGCCAAAACAATTTATGACCGTGCTTATTATTGGCCACATTTCACACCAATTCCAGCTCCTGCTGATGAAGATCTCATGGTGTTTACACTTTCCAAACTTACTGGTCATGCTGGTAGCAGATTTGggtaaatattaactaaaatggCAAAACTTTCATGTTCATGGTCGCTAATATAGcttaacaactttttttttttacacagGTGGGCAGTGGTAAAGGATGAAACTGTGTTTAACAAAATGGTATTACACATGCAAGTCAATTCCATAGGTGTTTCAAAAGATACTCAGTTAAGAGCATTTAAGCTTTTGAAAGCAATCCTAGAAGAGGGAACCCAAATATTTGACTTCGCATACCAGACAATGAAGAGCAAATGGGAAAGATTGGCCACCACCTTATCCTTGTCGAACCGCTTCTCTCTTCAGAAAATTAATCCTCAATACTGCTTTTTTTACAATAAAGTCAGAGAGTCTTCTCCAGGTACGTCTCTCGACCTTAATTGCTCCTTCTTACCATTGCTATGCAGCCATACAGAATGTGTTTAACCTTATGATTTTGTGGCAGCTTATGCATGGGTAAAATGCGAGAAGGAAGAAGATAAGGGCTGTTATGCAGTTCTCAAGGCAGCTACTATCATTGGTCGTAAAGGAAATGTGTTTGGTTCAGAAGATAACTATGTTCGACTCAGCCTGGTCCGAAGCCAAGATGATTTGGATATATTAATACAACGTTTACAAAAATTAGTCTCAGAGGAAGACGGAGCCATAAGTATGTGAAGAATGAGATCAACATTTTTTGATTAAAACCTTCCATCGCTTGCATATATAATCGTTTGTATTACAAAAACATGGATAGAGAGAGGTCAAGCAGTCCATTGACCTTCTTTATCAGTGTTAAGAGAGGGAAAGGGTTCATGTCAATTAACCTTTTAGATCTGCATTCTTTAAAGGATAGACATGTGTCTATTGAACTTGTGATGTGTATATGTGTATGTCGATACTTGATGCATCACTCAATTGTTCAAACTTGCTTGTGAAATATTTGTCACAAATATGATAATGAATATGAATATTCTTTAAAGAATATTCTTAAATGTTGCTCTCATtttcttaaatataataataggtAGTTAGTTATGTTAGTTAGCTAATTAGTACTAAGTAAAGAGgtctatatatatgtacatagcAGAGAACTTTAATCTATAAGTTGTATTACTCAGTTTTCTTCATTCTCTTGTTTAATAAACTGTTTCTATTCACCATTTTCATCAGTTTCTATACGATATACAAAGAAATTTATCGGCTCTTTTCTTCAACTAAGTTTCGATTTAAGGGCTGTCGAGTCTTTATATTGGATACATGCATTCTACTTCAAAGGACATAAAGATATGATCTTGAGAATAGGTATGAAGAGATGCTTgcttgaaaatatattttgatttggatATAAAGATATTTGAGACTTAATTTTGAATCAATAAGGTTCACTTCAATGATTGTTTAGACTTGATCTGAAATTGATTTTCTTCATATTGATGAGATAAGATTGAAGATACTTTGATCCAAAAATTTTCTAGACTTGATTTTGGATAGATAAATCCATTTCAATTGCcttttaaacttgattttgaaAGACAAAGCTGATTTTTATGTCATATATAGTAACAAGATCAAAGAGAGTTTGGTCCGAGGTCTTTGAGATTTTGATCTTGATGCTTCAAAGGCTTTTTAAATTTGCGGTCAATTCTTTattacttttgaaaattttagtttaagatttaagtGTTAAGTATATTGCTGCTGTACAGGCCCTATTTTGCCCGAGCCTAGGAACaaataataaaacccaaaataacaaaaaagtcCAAATTACAAATAGGCCCAATATGGTCCAAATCAGAAAAAAAACCTAGCAGCCCAACTGGCCCAAAAACATCAAGCCCTAGCCCAGAAATCTAACACAATCagagaaaccctagggtttccctAAACCTTTTGCGTCGTAGCCCTTGTTGCTGCCCATGTGCTTCAGCAGCACATTCGACGCCCGAGGCGGCCTCCAGTAGCACCAAAATGGCAAAGCCTTTTGCCAATTGACTCCACAGGCCTGCAAGTAGCATGAAAAGGAAATAGGAGCAGC contains:
- the LOC121213677 gene encoding tryptophan aminotransferase-related protein 4, giving the protein MVKSVYVASLASSMVVNLLFMIINIYVGGEWSLSWSSKAEAEAEAVSEIACSGHRRAYLDGLVGDGNEPVCECNTCYTGPNCSHFIPHCTADADSGDPLFLEPFWMQHSTSSALVVSGWHRMSYSFNDNTLISQHLESLIRKLHAFVGTAVTQDRYIVFGAGSTQVLRAAAYALSLANSSSSHSPTRVVASVPYYVLYKQQVEYFNSEKFKYEGDAHTWRNRSESDASTNVIEFVTSPNNPDGLLNKAVLHGPNAKTIYDRAYYWPHFTPIPAPADEDLMVFTLSKLTGHAGSRFGWAVVKDETVFNKMVLHMQVNSIGVSKDTQLRAFKLLKAILEEGTQIFDFAYQTMKSKWERLATTLSLSNRFSLQKINPQYCFFYNKVRESSPAYAWVKCEKEEDKGCYAVLKAATIIGRKGNVFGSEDNYVRLSLVRSQDDLDILIQRLQKLVSEEDGAISM